Below is a window of bacterium DNA.
GCCGAGCATCGCGACGATCGGCGTCGGATAGATGCCTTCCCCGGCCTCGTTGTAGAAGCTGACGTTGCCGCCGACGACGGGCACCTCGAGCGCCTCGCACGCGCGCGCGATGCCGTCGACCGCCTGCGTGAACGTCCAGAAGACTTCGGGCCGCTCCGGACTCGCGAAATTGAGGCAGTCTGTCACCGCGGCGGGCCGGGCCCCGGCGCAGGCGAGGTTCTGCGCGGCCTCGAGGACCGCGAGCATGCCGCCGACATACGGGTCGAGATAGGAACTGCGTCCGTTGCCGTCCACGCTGAGGGCGAGCCCGCGCGGCGCCGCGTCCTTGAGGCGCAGCACCGCGGCATCCCCGCCCGGCGGCACGACCGTGTTGGTTTGAATCATGTGGTCGTACTGCCGGAAAACCCAGCGCGCGCTCGCGGTGCCGGGCCGGCGCAGCAGGGTCAGCAGCGCCTCCGCCGGATCGTGCGCCGGCAACGAGGAGGCGTCGAACCGGCGCGCCTCCTCGAGGTAGGCCGGCGGCGCCGCGTCGGGCGCGTACACCGGCGCGTCCGTCAGGTACCGCGGATCCAGGGTGACGATCGCGCGGCCGCCGTCCCGGACGGTGAGCACCGGCTCCGCCACCACGCGGCCGATGACGACGGCCGGAAGATCCCAGCGCCGCGCGACGGCCAGGACTTCTTCCTCCCGGCCGGCCTCGACGACCAGCAGCATGCGTTCCTGGGACTCGGAGAGCAGCACTTCCTCCGGCGCCATCCCCTCTTCGCGCCGCGGCACCTTCTGCAAGTCCACGTCCATCCCGACCCCGCCGCGCGCCGACATCTCCGAGAGCGCGCAGGTCAGCCCCGCGGCGCCCAGATCTTGGATGGCCACGACCGCGCCGGTCGCCAGCGCCTCCAGCGTCGCCTCGATGAGCAACTTGCCGGTGAACGGGTCGCCCATCTGTACCGCGGAGCGGTCCTGCGGGTTCCCCGCGAGCTCCACGGACGCGAACGCCGCGCCCTGCATCCCGTCGCGCCCGGTCCGCGCGCCGAGGTAGACGACGGCGTTGCCCGGACCGGCAGCCCGCGACGTGGCGATGCGATCCGCGGGCACGAGCCCGAGGCACGCCACGTTGACGAGCGGGTTGGCGCGGTAGCACGGCGCGCAGCGCAGCTCGCCGCCGACCGTCGGCACCCCGATGCTGTTGCCGTAGGCTGCGATGCCGGCGACCACGCCGTGGATCAGCGGCGCCACCGCCGGATCGTCCGGCGGGCCGAACCGCAGCGAATCCAGCAGCGCGACGGGACGCGCGCCCATCGCGAGCACGTCGCGAATGATGCCGCCGACGCCCGTCGCCGCGCCGTGGAACGGCACGACCGCGCTCGGGTGGTTGTGGCTCTCCATCTTAAAGACCGCGGCCAGGCCTCCGCCGGCGTCGATCGCGCCCGCGTTCTCGCCCGGCCCTCGCAGCACGCCGTGGCCCTTTACCGGCAGCCGGCGCAGCGCCGCCCGCGAATGCTTGTAGGCGCAGTGCTCGCTCCACATTACGCCGAACATGCCGAGCTCGGCGGGACTGGGGTCGCGCCCGAGGCGCCGGCAGACCTCCGCGTATTCCGCGGGACGCAGCGCCCCAAACTGCCGCTCCGGCGGCCGGGCCGGGGTCTCGACGGCCATGGTCAGCGGTCCTC
It encodes the following:
- the purL gene encoding phosphoribosylformylglycinamidine synthase subunit PurL; this translates as MAVETPARPPERQFGALRPAEYAEVCRRLGRDPSPAELGMFGVMWSEHCAYKHSRAALRRLPVKGHGVLRGPGENAGAIDAGGGLAAVFKMESHNHPSAVVPFHGAATGVGGIIRDVLAMGARPVALLDSLRFGPPDDPAVAPLIHGVVAGIAAYGNSIGVPTVGGELRCAPCYRANPLVNVACLGLVPADRIATSRAAGPGNAVVYLGARTGRDGMQGAAFASVELAGNPQDRSAVQMGDPFTGKLLIEATLEALATGAVVAIQDLGAAGLTCALSEMSARGGVGMDVDLQKVPRREEGMAPEEVLLSESQERMLLVVEAGREEEVLAVARRWDLPAVVIGRVVAEPVLTVRDGGRAIVTLDPRYLTDAPVYAPDAAPPAYLEEARRFDASSLPAHDPAEALLTLLRRPGTASARWVFRQYDHMIQTNTVVPPGGDAAVLRLKDAAPRGLALSVDGNGRSSYLDPYVGGMLAVLEAAQNLACAGARPAAVTDCLNFASPERPEVFWTFTQAVDGIARACEALEVPVVGGNVSFYNEAGEGIYPTPIVAMLGRVDDVGRHARPGWSGVGDLVVLIGGGVPALDGSEYLDAIHGRVAGRLAEPDLPAVARTIRYVREAVAAGLLASAHDCAEGGLAVALAECCVVAWQDASARAAAPAGPGARVTLRGAGRPDVALFGEAIGRVVGSVPAGRMPDLLNLARRLEVPVQVIGRVAGDRLVVTADGSPAGRPLLDVSVAALARAWDPIVEEA